DNA from Ziziphus jujuba cultivar Dongzao chromosome 2, ASM3175591v1:
AATATTTCTCCTTTTGAGAAACTTTTTCAAAAACCACCCAACTACACTCGTCTTAAGGCTTGTGGGTGTCTCTGTTTCCCTTGGTTAAAGCCATATATGCATCACAAATTAGAGTCTTCCTCTAGACCTTGCATTTTTCTTGGCTACTTACCCACTCAAAGTGGGTACCGTTGCTTTGATCCTTTtcaagataaaatatttatctccAGACATGTTAGGTTCATAGAATCCATTTTTCCTTATTCTTCTTTGTCTACCAAACCCGTCAGCCTCATTAATTCCCCAAATACTACAGCACCTATCCTGCCTACTTCTCCTCACAATTTAATTCCTCTTCTACCTAACACTTTTTCTACCTCAAATACTATTCATCCAAATCAATTACACCCACTTACCACTCCTTCATTCTCCTCCTCTCCTATGTCAATTCTCCCCTCCACTTTTCGACATGTCTATACTATTCATCCACATCATTCACACCTACCTACCACTCCCACACTCTCCTCCTCTCATATGTCTCTCTCACCCTCCACTTTTCAACATGTCCATACTATTCATCCACATCATTCAAACCTACCCACCATTCCCATACTCTCCTCCCCTCATACGTCTCACTCATCCTCTAATTTTCAAAATGCCACCATAGGCCCCACCTCCCATGCCTCCTCCCAAGGTCTTACTATTCCTGGATGCAACAACTCTTCACGTGAAGCACCTCCACATAATGCTGTTCCATCCCGTGACCTTCCTTCCCATGCACCTCCTGCATCTCCACCAGTTCGGTCACCATCACCAATTGTACAACAGTTGACTTGCCAGCATCCTATGAGAACCAGgtcattaaatttaattttcaaacccaAGAAGCTCCATGATTCTTTTGTTGCCACTCAAAATTCAGATGGATGTGTTTCTAAACCTCAAACAGTTATTCAAGCTCTTCAGATTGATGAATGGCGTGCTGTTATGTTTATGGAATTTAGTGCCCTCCTAGCAATGGCACATGGGACCTTGTTCCACCTTCTGCTGCCAAGAATGTTGTTGGGTGCAGATGGGTTTTTTGTATCAAAAGAAATTCGGATGGTTCAATCCATAAATACAAAGCTCGGCTTGTCGCGAAGAGTTTTCATCAACGACCTGGCCTTGATTATTCTGACACTTTCAGTCCAGTAATCAAGCCAACAACAGTTCGTCTTGTTCTTAGTATTGCCCTGTCTCAAAATTGGCCTCTCAAGCAATTGGATATTAATAGTGCCTTCCTAAATGATATTTTACATGAAGAAGTTCACATGTCCCAACCTCCTGGATTTGTTGATGCTTCTAAACCGTGTCATGTCTGTCGCCTCAAGAAAGCTATATACGGCTTAAAACAAGCATCCAGAGCTTGGTACAATGAATTTAAGGCTTTTCTTATTTCCTTTGGCTTTACACGGTCTCATTCTGATGCTTCTCTATTCATTTATAACAAAGATACTCATCTTCTTTATCTTTTGGTTTACATTGATGACATCATTCTTACTAGCAACAACTCCTCCACACTACAAAGGTTTGCCCGATCTCTCTCCAATAAATTATCTTTAAAAGATTTGGGAgccttaaactattttttagggGTTGAAGTTCTGCCTACCACACACGATTTATTTCTCAATCAACACAAATATATCCTTGATCTCTTGGAGAAAACTAACATGACCGCAGCAAAACCAATGGTTTCTCCTATGTCGACAGCTCAAGCTCTAACTCTCTCTGATGGGTCCCCAACCACTAATGCTATCCAGTATCGTCAAGTGGTAGGAAGTTTACAATACCTATCTTTTACACATCCGAATAGTGGCTATGCAGTAAATAAGCTATCTCAATTTATGCATTGCCCAACTGAAACCCATTGGCAAGCTGTAAAGCGTCTGCTCCGCTACTTAAAAGGAACCAGCTCATATGGGTTATTCTTGCACCATAATATTTCTTGTCTTCATGCTTATTTCGACGTCGATTGGGCTGGCAATAGAGATGACCGCACTTCTACTACTGGTTATATCGTCTTTTTAGGTGGCAATCCTATCTCTTGGTCCTCCAAAAAACAGCAGTCTGTCTCCCGTTCATCCACTGAAGCAGAGTATAAGGCCGTGGAAAATATGACTTCTAAGTTGTGATGGTTATTTTCACCTCTTCGTGAACTTAAGGTTCGTCTTCCAACCTCTCCAACTATCTACTGTGATAACATTGGTACTACATATGTGGCTGCTAATCCTATCTTTCACTCTAAGATGAAACATGTGGGAGTTGATTTTCACTTTGTTAGAGACAAAGTTGTAGAAGGCTTACTTCGTGTGTCTCATGTTAGCAGCAAATACCAGCTTGCTGATGGTCTTACAAAATCATTACCAAGACAGAGACTTGAGTTTTTACGTTCCAAACTTGGTGTTCTTCCTAGACCTCCAAGTTTGAGGGGGCATATTAGTGATTCTTATGCACAATTGCGTAGTTAACTAAACCTTTTCATGTTGTTCCTGTATATCCTTATCACGTGTATTTAAGCTTCatcatgtattttaaatattattttattattttgtttctatctATTGTAATAGGGAATTTATACCCGGTGTCTTATTGAATTAATTTAGCATTACTTTTCAATTCTCTTAAGTTGTTTTAAAGCATTATTCAATCTCCACCATCGGAATCTTATCAAAATCTTGAGGACTCACAATGGAAATGAATTCAAAGCCTTGGTGCTACAATTCATGCCTATGGGAAGCCTTCAGAAGTGGTTGCATAATTGTAACTACAATCTAAATATGTTACAAAGATTGAACATAATAATTGATGTTGCACCTGCATTGGCACACCTTCATCATGGTTATTCACAACCTGCTGTTCATTGTGATATAAAAGCCTAGCAACATACTTTTAGACGGAGATATGGTTGCTCATGTTGCTGATTTCagaattgccaatatgttaggCAAAAACGCTTTGATGACACAAACCAAAACCCTAGCCACTATTGGGTATATGGCACCAGGTAATATAGTTTTCGAGCTATAGTTTCATTTTGCTTGCTTGTACAACCCTTCTTTAACATTGTTGGATATTTCTCTGCAGAGTATGGACTAGATGGGATTGTTTCCACAAAAGGAGATGTGTATAGTTATGGTATTTTGCTTATGGAAACTTTCACAGGAAAAAAGACTACAGATAAAATGTTTGTTGAAGATTTGAGCTTGAGGAAATGGGTTAAGGAATCATTCTCTTTTGAAGTCACAGAAGTTGCGGATAAGGAATTGTTGGGTGAAGAAAAAGCACATAGGCCTGTCGTAAAAGTTTGTTTATCATCCATTAGAGACACCAGAGACGAGGAAAACCGTAAAGGACGTTTTAATTTCACTTCATAAAATCAGGAGGAGGTTCTTGAAGGAAATTCAGTATACATAATAAGCTCAAACCCCCGTAGTTGCATTGTATAACCACACTCATATTTCACTTTGAATGAATTGCAATGTTTTCAGAGTACTAGAAgcataataaattgaaatgtttgACCTTTTGTTTTCTCGGAGCAAATTGTCTCTATTTGCTAAAGTTACATAGAAGACCTATCATTATCTTCCCTCTCCATTAGTCATTTGGTTAATTTATCTAATCATAcgaccaaaaagaaaattgttacaAAATGTATGAGCAAAACCGAATTTATTGTTTGAAGAGAAGAACCATTTCTTCGTCGTAATACTTTGGGGTAATTAATCTTTCCTATCAAGGTACAAATACATGTTAT
Protein-coding regions in this window:
- the LOC112491993 gene encoding receptor kinase-like protein Xa21 gives rise to the protein MKHVGVDFHFVRDKVVEGLLRVSHVSSKYQLADGLTKSLPRQRLEFLRSKLGVLPRPPSLRGHISDSYAQLHGDMVAHVADFRIANMLGKNALMTQTKTLATIGYMAPEYGLDGIVSTKGDVYSYGILLMETFTGKKTTDKMFVEDLSLRKWVKESFSFEVTEVADKELLGEEKAHRPVVKVCLSSIRDTRDEENRKGRFNFTS